Proteins from a single region of Paraburkholderia sp. ZP32-5:
- a CDS encoding GFA family protein: protein MSTDLLQGSCHCGAVRFEVRTEVVPAGRCNCSLCRRKGALMTPLFPASELKILSGEDALTLYQFNTKVAKHYFCKHCGIYPFHQTRKDPQLWRVNIGCLDGVDPYVLEASVADGASLSVLADA from the coding sequence ATGAGCACCGACCTGCTGCAAGGATCCTGTCACTGCGGGGCCGTCAGATTCGAAGTGCGCACCGAAGTCGTTCCCGCGGGCCGCTGCAATTGCAGCCTGTGCCGCCGCAAGGGCGCGCTGATGACGCCGCTCTTTCCCGCTAGCGAACTGAAGATTCTGAGCGGCGAAGATGCGCTCACGCTCTACCAGTTCAATACGAAGGTCGCGAAGCACTACTTCTGCAAACATTGCGGCATCTATCCGTTTCATCAGACCCGTAAGGATCCGCAGTTGTGGCGCGTCAATATCGGCTGCCTCGACGGTGTCGACCCGTATGTGCTCGAAGCCAGCGTGGCCGACGGCGCGAGCCTTTCGGTGCTGGCGGATGCATGA